The Sulfurospirillum halorespirans DSM 13726 genome has a window encoding:
- the rplL gene encoding 50S ribosomal protein L7/L12 produces the protein MAISKQDVLEYISGLSVLELSELVKDFEEKFGVSAAPVMVAGAGAAVAAEAVEEKTEFDVILKDGGEKKINAIKVVREITGLGLKEAKDAVEGAPTTVKEGVSKQLAEEIKKKLEDAGAVAEIK, from the coding sequence ATGGCAATTTCAAAACAAGACGTATTAGAGTATATTTCAGGTCTTAGTGTTCTTGAACTAAGTGAACTAGTCAAAGATTTCGAAGAGAAATTTGGTGTATCTGCAGCTCCTGTTATGGTAGCTGGTGCTGGTGCTGCAGTTGCAGCAGAAGCAGTTGAAGAGAAAACTGAGTTTGACGTTATCCTTAAAGATGGTGGCGAGAAGAAAATTAACGCTATTAAAGTTGTTAGAGAAATCACAGGTCTTGGTCTTAAAGAGGCAAAAGACGCTGTTGAGGGTGCACCTACAACTGTTAAAGAGGGTGTATCTAAGCAACTTGCTGAAGAGATCAAAAAGAAACTTGAAGACGCTGGCGCTGTCGCTGAAATCAAGTAA
- the rplK gene encoding 50S ribosomal protein L11: MAKKVIGEIKLQIEAAKANPSPPVGPALGQRGVNIMEFCKAFNERTKEMAGFRIPVVITVYADKSFTFVTKQPPATDLIKKAVGLKSGSSNPLKNKVGTLSKAQILEIVEKKIADLNTTDREQAAKIISGSARSIGINIVD; this comes from the coding sequence ATGGCAAAAAAAGTCATTGGTGAAATTAAATTGCAGATTGAAGCTGCTAAAGCAAATCCATCACCTCCAGTAGGACCAGCTCTTGGTCAACGTGGTGTGAATATTATGGAGTTTTGTAAAGCGTTTAACGAAAGAACAAAAGAGATGGCAGGTTTTAGAATTCCTGTTGTTATTACTGTTTATGCCGATAAAAGTTTTACTTTCGTTACAAAACAACCACCTGCAACAGATCTTATCAAAAAAGCAGTTGGTCTTAAAAGTGGATCAAGCAACCCTTTAAAAAATAAAGTTGGTACACTTAGCAAAGCTCAAATTCTTGAGATTGTTGAGAAAAAAATTGCTGACCTTAATACAACAGATCGTGAACAAGCAGCGAAAATTATTTCAGGTTCTGCTAGAAGCATCGGTATTAATATCGTCGATTAA
- the nusG gene encoding transcription termination/antitermination protein NusG yields the protein MAHRWYAIQTYAGSEQAVKKGIITIVNDHGIADKLEQIVVPTEDVIEVKNGKKKISERSLYPGYAFAKLDLDTALWHLIQSLPKVGRFIGEAKKPTPLSEKDIALILEKAEKKGAPKPKIFFENGESVRITEGPFANFTGSVEEYDMVHGKLTLNVSIFGRSTPVEILYSQVEKIV from the coding sequence ATGGCACATAGATGGTATGCAATTCAAACCTATGCAGGTAGCGAGCAAGCAGTCAAAAAAGGTATTATTACTATTGTCAATGATCATGGTATCGCTGATAAGTTGGAGCAAATCGTTGTTCCAACCGAAGATGTCATCGAAGTTAAGAATGGTAAAAAAAAGATTAGTGAACGAAGTCTCTATCCTGGTTATGCGTTTGCAAAACTGGATTTAGACACAGCACTTTGGCATCTGATTCAATCTTTGCCAAAAGTCGGAAGATTCATCGGTGAAGCGAAAAAGCCTACACCGTTGAGTGAAAAAGATATTGCACTGATTTTAGAAAAAGCAGAGAAAAAAGGTGCGCCAAAACCAAAAATCTTCTTTGAAAATGGAGAGAGTGTTAGGATTACAGAAGGTCCTTTCGCTAACTTTACAGGTTCAGTTGAAGAGTATGATATGGTTCATGGCAAACTCACACTCAATGTTTCAATCTTTGGTCGAAGTACCCCAGTTGAGATTCTCTATTCTCAAGTTGAAAAAATAGTCTAA
- the secE gene encoding preprotein translocase subunit SecE, translating to MEKLRAYYHHSKAELSKVIFPIKEQIRNAFISVFVVVTVISLFLALIDAIMSFSLSSLI from the coding sequence ATGGAAAAATTAAGAGCTTATTATCATCATTCTAAAGCTGAATTGTCAAAGGTTATATTCCCGATTAAAGAACAGATTCGAAATGCTTTCATCTCTGTCTTTGTCGTTGTAACCGTAATTTCACTCTTTTTGGCGCTGATTGATGCTATTATGTCTTTTTCTTTATCTTCTTTAATTTAA
- the tuf gene encoding elongation factor Tu produces the protein MAKEKFSRTKPHVNIGTIGHVDHGKTTLTAAISAVLATKGLCEFKDYDGIDNAPEERERGITIATSHIEYETENRHYAHVDCPGHADYVKNMITGAAQMDGAILVVSAADGPMPQTREHILLSRQVGVPYIVVFMNKADMVDDEELLELVEMEIRELLSVYDFPGDDTPIIAGSALKALEEAKVGTVGAWGQKILDLMAAVDDYIPNPVRETDKDFLMPIEDVFSISGRGTVVTGKIDRGAVKIGETIEIVGIKDTKTTTVTGVEMFRKEMERGEAGDNCGILLRGIKKEDVERGMVLCKPKSITPHTDFEAEIYVLSKEEGGRHTPFFNNYRPQFYVRTTDVTGSITLPEGTEMVMPGDNVKIKVAMIAPIALEEGTRFAIREGGRTVGAGVVSTIIK, from the coding sequence ATGGCAAAAGAAAAGTTCTCTAGAACCAAGCCACACGTTAACATTGGAACCATCGGTCACGTTGATCATGGTAAAACTACGCTTACAGCTGCGATCTCAGCAGTTCTAGCGACAAAAGGTCTTTGTGAATTTAAAGATTACGATGGTATTGATAACGCTCCTGAAGAGAGAGAGCGTGGTATTACTATTGCAACTTCTCACATTGAATATGAAACAGAAAACCGTCACTATGCACACGTAGATTGTCCAGGACATGCTGATTATGTTAAAAACATGATTACAGGTGCTGCTCAAATGGATGGCGCGATTCTTGTTGTTTCTGCAGCAGATGGTCCTATGCCACAAACGCGTGAGCACATTCTTCTTTCTCGCCAAGTAGGCGTTCCATATATCGTTGTTTTCATGAACAAAGCGGATATGGTTGATGATGAAGAACTTCTTGAGCTTGTTGAAATGGAAATCCGTGAACTTCTTTCTGTTTATGACTTCCCAGGTGATGACACTCCAATCATTGCAGGTTCTGCGCTTAAAGCACTTGAAGAAGCAAAAGTTGGTACTGTTGGTGCATGGGGTCAAAAAATTCTTGATCTTATGGCAGCAGTTGATGATTATATTCCAAACCCAGTTCGTGAAACGGATAAAGACTTCTTGATGCCAATCGAAGACGTATTCTCAATCTCAGGTCGTGGTACCGTTGTTACTGGTAAAATCGACAGAGGCGCTGTTAAAATCGGTGAGACTATCGAAATCGTAGGTATCAAAGATACTAAAACAACAACGGTAACCGGTGTTGAAATGTTCCGTAAAGAGATGGAGCGTGGTGAGGCTGGTGATAACTGCGGTATCTTACTTCGTGGTATCAAAAAAGAAGACGTTGAGCGTGGTATGGTTCTTTGTAAACCAAAATCAATCACTCCACACACTGACTTTGAAGCTGAGATCTATGTTCTTTCAAAAGAAGAGGGTGGCCGTCATACTCCATTCTTTAACAACTATAGACCACAATTCTATGTTCGTACAACAGACGTAACAGGTTCTATCACATTACCAGAAGGTACTGAGATGGTTATGCCTGGTGATAACGTAAAAATCAAAGTAGCAATGATCGCTCCTATCGCTCTTGAAGAGGGTACTCGTTTTGCAATCCGTGAGGGTGGTAGAACTGTTGGTGCGGGTGTTGTTTCAACAATCATCAAGTAA
- the rplJ gene encoding 50S ribosomal protein L10, whose translation MTRTEKAEFISSLTEEFKSSDGLIVCDYKGLNVKAIEALRNSARPEVVNVKVIKNTLASIAMKNAGIEGLELKDTNIFVWGADQLAVTKIVATFAKTNPNFIIKSGFAGGIVVDAAKVEALSKMPSRNELIGMLLSTWMAPITNFTIGLDALRAKKQESE comes from the coding sequence TTGACAAGAACAGAGAAAGCTGAATTTATTAGTTCTCTAACTGAAGAGTTTAAATCTTCCGACGGTTTAATTGTTTGTGACTATAAAGGTCTTAATGTTAAAGCGATCGAAGCACTTAGAAACAGTGCTAGACCAGAAGTGGTTAATGTTAAAGTTATTAAAAATACTTTAGCATCAATCGCTATGAAAAACGCTGGTATCGAAGGACTTGAACTTAAAGACACCAACATTTTTGTTTGGGGCGCTGACCAGTTAGCCGTAACAAAAATTGTCGCTACATTCGCTAAAACAAATCCAAATTTTATTATTAAATCTGGTTTTGCTGGTGGTATTGTTGTTGACGCTGCTAAAGTTGAAGCACTTTCTAAAATGCCATCACGTAATGAGCTTATTGGAATGCTTCTATCAACTTGGATGGCTCCAATTACAAACTTTACCATTGGTCTTGATGCACTTCGTGCTAAAAAACAAGAGTCTGAATAG
- the rpmG gene encoding 50S ribosomal protein L33: MTVKIGLKCSECGDINYTTTKNSKTVTEKVELSKYCARLKKHTLHKEVKLKS, encoded by the coding sequence ATGACCGTTAAAATCGGACTAAAGTGTTCTGAATGTGGTGACATTAATTACACGACAACCAAAAACAGCAAGACAGTTACTGAAAAAGTTGAACTTAGCAAGTATTGTGCAAGACTGAAAAAACACACGCTTCACAAAGAAGTAAAATTAAAAAGTTAA
- the rplA gene encoding 50S ribosomal protein L1 yields the protein MAKKVNKRFQELLKKVDKEKKYSVDEALGNIKNLASAKFDETIEIALKLNVDPRHADQMVRGSVVLPSGTGKTVRVAVIAKDEKADEARAAGADIVGSDDLIEEIQAGRINFDVLIATPNMMGLVGKVGRILGPKGIMPNPKTGTVTMDVAKAVENNKGGQVNFRVDKQGNIHAGIGKISFTSEQIRENFEAFIKAINKHKPAVAKGKYIKSAALSLTMSPSMNLENQELIDLR from the coding sequence ATGGCAAAGAAAGTAAATAAACGTTTTCAAGAACTTTTGAAAAAAGTTGATAAAGAGAAAAAATATTCTGTTGATGAAGCCCTTGGCAATATTAAAAACCTCGCATCTGCAAAATTTGATGAAACAATCGAAATAGCACTTAAACTTAACGTTGACCCACGTCATGCGGATCAAATGGTAAGAGGTTCTGTTGTTCTTCCTTCAGGTACGGGTAAAACAGTTCGTGTTGCAGTTATTGCAAAAGATGAGAAAGCCGATGAAGCTAGAGCTGCTGGTGCTGATATTGTTGGTAGTGATGATTTGATTGAAGAAATTCAAGCAGGTCGCATCAACTTTGATGTTTTGATTGCTACACCAAACATGATGGGTTTAGTAGGTAAAGTTGGTCGTATTCTTGGACCAAAAGGTATCATGCCAAATCCAAAAACAGGTACTGTAACAATGGACGTTGCTAAAGCTGTTGAGAATAACAAAGGTGGACAAGTAAACTTCCGTGTTGACAAACAAGGAAATATCCACGCAGGTATTGGTAAAATTAGCTTCACATCTGAGCAAATCAGAGAGAACTTTGAAGCATTTATCAAAGCAATCAACAAACATAAACCTGCTGTTGCAAAAGGTAAATATATTAAAAGCGCTGCATTGTCACTTACAATGAGCCCATCAATGAACCTTGAAAATCAAGAACTAATCGACCTTAGATAA